One Corynebacterium appendicis CIP 107643 DNA window includes the following coding sequences:
- the gcvP gene encoding aminomethyl-transferring glycine dehydrogenase has translation MDYISRHIGPTDNERKVMLDAVGYGSIDELVAAATPAGILAKEPLDLPAPLTEQEAQNRLRELAGKNTVLKAFHGQGFSSTITPPVIRRGVVEDAGWYTAYTPYQPEISQGRLEALLNFQTMVQDLTGLPIANASLLDEASAVAEAIGLMSRKVKKGRRVLLDARLHPQVIAVAAERARALDLEVEVTALDSNLVGEDFVGVVLAYPGTEGDIVDPRPVIEAIHSRGGLATVAADPLSLLLLESPGELGADIAVGTTQRFGVPLFYGGPHAAYMAVSDKLKRQMPGRLVGVSVDTEGYPAYRLALQTREQHIRREKATSNICTAQALLAVTASMYAVYHGPEGLREIAQQVHEWAGRFAASISGAGLTVKHDAFFDTVAVAVPGRAQGIVDALAESGYLVRAVDEDTVAVSFGEDTEEADLAALLGGFGIINEPAAESESNLPAELARTTEVLTHEVFNTHHSETMMMRYIRSLGDKDLALDRTMIPLGSCTMKLNPTAGLEAITWPGFANIHPFTPDKYTEGWRELISELTAWLVEITGYDAVSVQPNSGATGELAGLLAIHRYHVANGDTERDICLIPASAHGTNAASATLANLRVVVVKTADDGSIDIADLDAKLEQYGEHVAAIMITYPSTHGVYEETVTEVADKVHAVGGQVYIDGANMNALTGLARPGDFGGDVSHLNLHKTFTIPHGGGGPGVGPIGVGAHLTPFLPADPQISGEDAAKESAEGAGVPISATTYGSAGVLPISWAYIAMSGAAGLASATRNAILNANYLAHELNYSFPVLYTGNAGLVGHECIIDLREITDASGVTAADVAKRLVDYGFHAPTLAFPVAGTLMIEPTESEDIAELQRFVTAMRSIRAEIQDIIDGKVAYEDSVIHHAPYTARSLVTSDWDYAFTREEAAYPVESLLTAKYFPPVRRIDEAYGDRNLVCACPPPEAFDLAADTEDGEIIEPTVTEENSK, from the coding sequence GTGGATTACATTTCCCGCCACATCGGCCCGACGGACAACGAGCGCAAGGTCATGCTCGACGCCGTGGGCTACGGTTCGATCGACGAGCTTGTGGCCGCCGCTACCCCGGCGGGCATCCTGGCGAAGGAGCCGCTCGATCTTCCCGCACCGCTAACGGAACAGGAAGCGCAGAACCGTCTTCGGGAATTGGCCGGCAAGAACACTGTGCTCAAGGCCTTCCACGGCCAGGGTTTCTCGTCCACCATCACTCCGCCGGTCATCCGCCGCGGCGTGGTCGAGGACGCCGGCTGGTACACCGCGTACACCCCGTACCAGCCGGAGATCTCCCAGGGCCGCCTGGAGGCACTGCTCAATTTCCAGACGATGGTGCAAGACCTCACAGGCCTGCCGATCGCGAATGCGTCGCTTCTCGACGAAGCCTCTGCCGTCGCCGAGGCCATCGGCCTCATGTCCCGCAAGGTGAAGAAGGGCCGCCGCGTGCTTCTCGACGCACGCCTGCACCCCCAGGTCATCGCCGTCGCCGCGGAGCGCGCCCGTGCCCTGGATCTCGAGGTGGAAGTCACCGCGCTCGACTCGAACCTGGTCGGCGAAGACTTCGTCGGCGTCGTGCTGGCGTACCCGGGCACCGAGGGCGATATCGTCGACCCGCGCCCGGTGATCGAAGCGATCCACTCCCGCGGCGGCCTCGCCACCGTGGCCGCCGACCCGCTGTCGCTGCTGCTCCTGGAATCCCCGGGCGAGCTCGGCGCAGATATCGCCGTGGGCACCACGCAGCGTTTCGGTGTGCCGTTGTTCTACGGCGGCCCGCACGCCGCGTACATGGCTGTTTCCGACAAGCTCAAGCGCCAGATGCCGGGCCGTCTCGTAGGCGTGTCCGTCGACACGGAGGGGTACCCGGCCTACCGCCTGGCGCTCCAGACCCGCGAGCAGCACATCCGCCGCGAAAAAGCCACGTCCAATATCTGCACCGCCCAGGCGCTGCTGGCGGTCACCGCCTCGATGTACGCGGTGTACCACGGGCCGGAAGGCCTGCGCGAGATCGCGCAGCAGGTGCATGAATGGGCGGGGCGCTTCGCAGCGTCGATAAGCGGTGCGGGCTTGACCGTCAAACACGACGCGTTCTTCGACACCGTGGCTGTCGCCGTGCCGGGCCGCGCGCAGGGCATTGTCGATGCCCTGGCGGAATCCGGCTACCTCGTGCGCGCCGTCGACGAGGACACCGTGGCCGTCAGCTTCGGCGAGGACACCGAGGAAGCCGATCTCGCGGCGCTGCTCGGCGGCTTCGGCATCATCAACGAGCCTGCGGCGGAGTCTGAGAGCAATCTTCCGGCCGAGCTCGCCCGCACCACCGAAGTGCTCACCCACGAGGTGTTCAACACCCACCACTCCGAGACGATGATGATGCGCTACATCCGCTCGCTCGGCGACAAGGATCTGGCCCTCGACCGCACGATGATCCCGCTGGGATCGTGCACGATGAAGCTCAACCCGACCGCGGGGCTGGAGGCCATCACGTGGCCCGGCTTCGCCAACATCCACCCGTTCACCCCGGACAAGTACACCGAGGGCTGGCGCGAGCTGATCAGCGAGCTCACCGCTTGGCTGGTCGAGATCACCGGCTACGACGCGGTGTCCGTCCAGCCGAATTCCGGCGCGACCGGTGAGCTGGCCGGCCTGCTGGCCATCCACCGCTACCACGTGGCCAACGGCGACACCGAGCGCGACATCTGCCTCATTCCGGCATCCGCGCACGGCACCAACGCGGCCTCCGCGACGCTGGCGAACCTGCGCGTCGTCGTGGTCAAGACCGCCGACGACGGCTCCATCGACATCGCCGACCTGGACGCGAAACTCGAGCAGTACGGCGAGCACGTCGCCGCCATCATGATCACCTACCCGTCCACGCACGGCGTGTACGAGGAGACGGTCACCGAGGTCGCGGACAAGGTTCACGCGGTCGGCGGCCAGGTCTACATCGACGGCGCGAACATGAACGCCCTGACCGGCCTCGCCCGCCCGGGCGATTTCGGCGGCGACGTCAGCCACCTGAACTTGCACAAGACCTTCACCATCCCGCACGGTGGCGGCGGCCCGGGTGTGGGCCCGATCGGCGTGGGCGCGCACCTCACCCCCTTCTTGCCCGCCGACCCGCAAATCAGCGGCGAGGACGCGGCCAAGGAATCCGCAGAGGGTGCCGGTGTGCCGATCTCCGCGACCACCTACGGCTCCGCAGGCGTGCTGCCCATTTCCTGGGCGTACATTGCCATGTCCGGTGCCGCGGGTCTGGCGTCTGCCACCCGCAACGCCATCCTCAACGCCAACTACCTGGCGCACGAGCTGAACTACTCGTTCCCGGTCCTCTACACCGGCAACGCCGGTCTGGTGGGCCACGAGTGCATCATCGACCTGCGCGAGATCACCGACGCCTCTGGGGTCACCGCCGCCGATGTGGCCAAGCGCCTCGTCGACTACGGCTTCCACGCCCCGACCCTGGCGTTCCCGGTGGCGGGCACGCTCATGATCGAGCCGACCGAATCCGAGGACATCGCCGAGCTGCAGCGCTTCGTCACCGCGATGCGCTCCATCCGCGCGGAGATCCAGGACATCATCGACGGCAAGGTCGCCTACGAGGACTCCGTCATTCACCACGCGCCGTACACCGCGCGCAGCCTGGTCACTTCCGACTGGGACTACGCATTCACCCGCGAGGAGGCCGCCTACCCGGTCGAGTCTCTGCTCACCGCGAAATACTTCCCGCCGGTGCGCCGCATCGACGAGGCCTACGGCGACCGCAACCTCGTCTGCGCTTGCCCGCCACCGGAGGCCTTCGACCTCGCCGCGGACACCGAAGACGGCGAGATCATCGAGCCGACCGTCACCGAAGAAAACAGCAAGTAA
- the gcvT gene encoding glycine cleavage system aminomethyltransferase GcvT has translation MPQTPLQAKHEALGASFTDFGGWTMPLKYGSELEEHRAVRNAVGIFDLSHMGEIDVTGPDAGAYLDYVLISNLSNLKVGKAKYSMIVDDNGGILDDLITYKFSDDHFMVVPNAANTATVWAAFQARTEGFDVEIRNDSEAVALIAVQGPGSLEALTPLLADDPAPLAYYSGAWTTLKADGSDVEVFVARTGYTGEDGFELFCVNEDAEKVWDAVIDAGIPCGLASRDSLRLEASMPLYGHELTAEITPVEAGMGRAFAKKEADFVGKQALTGREPSVVIAGLTSEERRAAREGAEIFLADDNGSEQRIGTVTSGQPSPTLGHPVALAHIDPLHAEPGTKVEVDIRGKRYAYTITETPFYSRKDK, from the coding sequence ATGCCACAGACCCCGCTGCAGGCCAAGCACGAGGCGCTCGGCGCGTCGTTCACCGACTTCGGCGGCTGGACCATGCCGCTCAAGTACGGCAGTGAGCTCGAAGAGCACCGCGCCGTCCGCAACGCCGTGGGCATCTTCGATTTGTCCCACATGGGCGAGATCGACGTCACCGGTCCGGATGCGGGCGCCTACCTCGACTACGTGCTCATCTCCAACCTGTCCAACCTCAAGGTGGGCAAGGCGAAGTACTCGATGATCGTCGACGACAACGGCGGCATCCTGGATGACCTGATCACCTACAAGTTCTCCGACGACCACTTCATGGTTGTGCCCAACGCCGCGAATACCGCGACCGTCTGGGCCGCCTTCCAGGCGCGCACCGAGGGCTTCGACGTTGAGATCCGCAACGACTCCGAGGCGGTCGCTCTCATCGCCGTCCAGGGCCCGGGTTCGCTCGAGGCGCTCACGCCGTTGCTTGCCGACGACCCGGCGCCCCTCGCCTACTACTCCGGCGCGTGGACCACGCTGAAGGCTGACGGCTCCGACGTGGAGGTCTTCGTCGCCCGCACCGGTTACACCGGCGAAGACGGCTTCGAGCTCTTCTGCGTGAACGAGGACGCCGAGAAGGTGTGGGATGCCGTGATCGATGCCGGCATCCCCTGCGGTCTCGCTTCCCGCGACTCCCTGCGTCTCGAGGCCTCCATGCCGCTCTACGGCCACGAGCTCACCGCCGAGATCACCCCCGTCGAGGCGGGCATGGGCCGCGCCTTCGCCAAGAAGGAAGCCGACTTCGTGGGCAAGCAGGCGCTCACCGGACGCGAGCCGTCCGTCGTCATCGCCGGTCTGACCTCTGAGGAGCGCCGCGCCGCCCGCGAGGGCGCCGAGATCTTCCTCGCCGACGACAACGGTTCCGAGCAGCGCATTGGCACGGTCACCTCGGGCCAGCCCTCCCCCACTTTGGGCCACCCGGTGGCTCTTGCGCACATCGACCCCCTGCACGCTGAGCCGGGCACTAAAGTGGAGGTCGACATCAGGGGTAAGCGATACGCCTACACCATCACCGAGACACCGTTCTACTCCCGAAAGGACAAATAG
- the gcvH gene encoding glycine cleavage system protein GcvH, with protein sequence MSDLPQEFSYSEDHEWVNAAADAVEGQTVRVGITSVATERLGEIVFAELPAVGDTVTAGETCGEVESTKSVSDLYSPVTGKVTAVNEEIEDSYEAINEDPFGEGWLFEVAVESSGPLMTAEEYGAANGL encoded by the coding sequence ATGTCTGATCTGCCCCAGGAATTCTCCTACTCCGAGGACCACGAGTGGGTCAACGCCGCCGCTGACGCAGTCGAGGGACAGACCGTGCGCGTCGGCATCACTTCTGTCGCCACCGAACGTCTGGGCGAGATCGTCTTCGCTGAACTGCCGGCAGTCGGCGACACCGTCACCGCTGGCGAGACCTGCGGCGAGGTGGAGTCCACCAAGTCGGTGTCCGATCTCTACTCCCCCGTCACCGGCAAGGTCACCGCAGTCAACGAGGAGATCGAGGACAGCTACGAGGCGATCAACGAGGATCCTTTCGGCGAAGGCTGGCTCTTCGAGGTCGCCGTCGAATCCTCCGGCCCACTTATGACCGCCGAGGAGTACGGCGCCGCCAACGGCCTGTAA
- the lipA gene encoding lipoyl synthase, whose protein sequence is MTVAEEGRKLRRVEKRNAQTPIESKPRWIRNAVKTGPEYEDMRKKVKGASLHTVCQEAGCPNIHECWESREATFLIGGANCSRRCDFCQINSAKPEPLDREEPQRVAESVREMQLNYSTITGVTRDDLEDEGAWLYAEVVRKIHKLNPHTGVENLTPDFSGKPDLLQQVFEAEPEVFAHNLETVPRIFKRIRPAFRYDRSLDVIRQARDYGLITKSNLILGMGETREEVLEALADMHDAGTDIITITQYLRPGPMYHPIERWVKPEEFIEYRDAAYEMGFAAVMSGPLVRSSYRAGKLYVEAMKFHGRELPENLKHLAQTSQGATDQEAETLLNKYGASEETPVVSAGRPAVGLGMPGIGAD, encoded by the coding sequence GTGACTGTCGCAGAAGAAGGACGCAAGCTGCGCCGCGTAGAAAAGCGCAACGCGCAAACCCCCATCGAATCCAAGCCGCGCTGGATCCGCAACGCCGTGAAAACCGGCCCCGAATACGAGGACATGCGGAAGAAAGTGAAGGGTGCTTCCCTTCACACTGTGTGCCAGGAAGCCGGCTGCCCCAATATCCACGAGTGCTGGGAATCCCGCGAGGCTACCTTCCTCATCGGTGGCGCGAACTGCTCCCGTCGCTGTGATTTCTGCCAGATCAACTCCGCGAAGCCGGAGCCGCTTGATCGTGAAGAACCGCAGCGCGTCGCAGAATCCGTCCGCGAAATGCAGCTCAACTACTCCACCATCACCGGTGTCACCCGCGACGACCTCGAGGACGAGGGCGCGTGGCTGTACGCCGAGGTGGTGCGCAAGATCCACAAGCTCAACCCGCACACCGGCGTGGAGAACCTCACCCCGGACTTCTCCGGCAAGCCGGACCTGCTCCAGCAGGTCTTCGAGGCAGAGCCCGAGGTGTTCGCCCACAACCTGGAGACGGTGCCGCGCATTTTCAAGCGCATCCGCCCCGCCTTCCGCTACGACCGTTCCCTGGACGTCATCCGCCAAGCGCGCGACTACGGGCTGATCACCAAGTCCAACCTCATCCTGGGCATGGGCGAGACCCGCGAGGAGGTCCTCGAGGCGCTCGCCGACATGCACGATGCGGGCACCGACATCATCACGATCACCCAGTACCTGCGCCCCGGCCCGATGTACCACCCGATCGAGCGTTGGGTGAAGCCGGAGGAATTCATCGAGTACCGCGACGCCGCGTACGAGATGGGTTTCGCTGCCGTCATGTCCGGCCCGCTGGTCCGCTCTTCCTATCGCGCGGGCAAGCTCTACGTCGAGGCCATGAAGTTCCACGGTCGCGAGCTACCGGAGAATCTGAAGCACCTCGCGCAGACCTCCCAGGGCGCCACCGACCAGGAGGCGGAGACCCTGCTGAACAAGTACGGTGCGTCCGAGGAGACCCCGGTCGTCTCCGCCGGCCGCCCCGCTGTGGGGCTCGGCATGCCGGGCATCGGCGCCGACTAA
- a CDS encoding dihydroxyacetone kinase family protein yields MAQDSTENKTKKNSYKSFRNEPRQFMEQALGGLVAAHPNAQWHEEGFISLNETGADGNGDRVAVISGGGSGHEPMHAGFIGSGMLDAACPGLLFTSPNAVQITAATDWADRGKGVVHVVKNYTGDVMNFTVAANSSDAEVATVTVADDAATEIDEEDDSPGRRGTGATIIVEKIAGASAARGDDLATVAATAQKAADQSRSMAVALMPGHLPTSDRQTFDLAEGEIEIGVGIHGEPGVERRDTTQGERPTATALVGELLDGIAESLKNADVALDGADVVLLVNGLGGASDLELDLIFGEALSQLSDRGATVRRGLVGTLVTSLNMAGVSLTVSVVDDELLELIDADTTAPSWPAVVADPQYTAARTVDDQKAPDEGGENEWLSAFAERLGKSYDDLTELDRVAGDGDFGQNLEAAFGDIETPLKGTDAEVLEFFAHRMLVRAGGTSGAVLGTFFRELGDAFAEAEVDSRNADAADFARALSAGLKNGVDAITELGGAKEGDNTLIDSLAPAAKEAAKLADGSAAGSIREVLEQIHAPAVEGAKSTRGMQAKKGRASYLGESAADVPDPGAIAITWLFGESAVDEF; encoded by the coding sequence ATGGCACAAGATTCGACTGAAAACAAGACGAAGAAGAACAGCTACAAGTCCTTCCGCAACGAGCCCCGCCAGTTCATGGAGCAGGCGCTCGGTGGACTCGTGGCCGCGCACCCGAATGCGCAGTGGCACGAGGAAGGCTTCATCAGTCTGAATGAGACAGGGGCTGATGGCAACGGCGACCGCGTCGCGGTGATCTCCGGCGGCGGTTCCGGCCACGAGCCGATGCACGCCGGCTTCATCGGCTCAGGCATGCTCGACGCGGCGTGCCCGGGCCTGCTGTTCACCTCCCCCAATGCAGTCCAGATCACTGCGGCGACCGACTGGGCGGACCGCGGCAAGGGTGTCGTGCACGTGGTGAAGAACTACACCGGCGACGTCATGAACTTCACTGTCGCGGCGAATAGCTCCGACGCCGAAGTGGCCACTGTGACCGTCGCGGACGACGCGGCCACCGAGATCGACGAGGAGGACGACTCCCCCGGCCGGCGCGGCACCGGTGCCACGATCATCGTGGAGAAGATCGCCGGCGCCTCGGCCGCGCGCGGCGACGACTTGGCTACGGTCGCCGCGACCGCCCAGAAGGCCGCCGACCAGTCCCGCAGCATGGCTGTCGCGCTCATGCCGGGCCATCTGCCCACCAGCGACCGCCAGACTTTCGACTTGGCGGAAGGCGAGATCGAGATCGGTGTGGGCATTCACGGCGAGCCGGGCGTAGAGCGCCGCGACACCACCCAGGGCGAGCGCCCGACTGCGACGGCACTCGTCGGCGAGTTGCTGGACGGCATCGCCGAATCCCTCAAGAACGCCGATGTGGCACTCGATGGCGCCGACGTCGTGCTCCTCGTCAACGGTCTCGGCGGTGCGAGCGACCTCGAGCTGGACCTCATATTTGGCGAGGCCCTCTCCCAGCTGTCCGACCGGGGTGCCACCGTGCGCCGCGGTTTGGTCGGAACGCTGGTCACCTCGCTGAATATGGCGGGCGTGTCCCTGACCGTCTCCGTCGTCGACGATGAGCTACTCGAGCTCATCGATGCTGACACCACTGCACCGTCGTGGCCCGCGGTCGTCGCCGACCCGCAGTACACCGCGGCCCGCACGGTCGACGACCAGAAGGCGCCCGACGAGGGCGGCGAGAATGAGTGGCTCAGCGCATTCGCGGAGCGCCTCGGAAAGTCCTACGACGACTTGACTGAGCTGGACCGTGTTGCGGGCGACGGTGACTTCGGGCAGAACCTCGAGGCTGCCTTCGGCGATATTGAGACTCCGCTCAAGGGCACCGACGCCGAGGTGCTCGAGTTCTTCGCCCACCGCATGCTGGTGCGCGCCGGCGGCACTTCCGGTGCGGTTCTGGGCACTTTCTTCCGCGAGTTGGGCGACGCGTTCGCCGAAGCGGAGGTCGATTCCCGCAATGCCGATGCCGCCGACTTCGCGCGCGCACTCAGCGCGGGCCTGAAAAACGGCGTCGACGCGATCACCGAGCTCGGCGGTGCGAAGGAAGGCGACAACACCTTGATCGATTCGCTGGCACCGGCAGCGAAAGAAGCGGCAAAGCTCGCCGACGGTTCAGCCGCGGGCTCAATCCGCGAGGTCCTCGAGCAGATCCATGCCCCCGCTGTCGAGGGCGCCAAGTCCACCCGCGGCATGCAAGCGAAGAAAGGGCGCGCCTCGTACCTGGGCGAATCCGCCGCCGATGTGCCGGACCCCGGCGCGATCGCGATCACGTGGCTGTTTGGCGAATCAGCCGTTGACGAGTTCTAA
- the lipB gene encoding lipoyl(octanoyl) transferase LipB, with translation MTAPREPFFPAHLSIRASDSPLDVRELGLVDYSETWELQAKLAEQRANGEIGDTLLVLQHPNTYTAGKRTQPEDMPDNGQPVVTVDRGGRITWHGEGQLVIYPIIKLADPVDVVDFVRRIEEAMIATIRDLGVEEAGRIDGRSGVWVPADDPSIGLRRDRKVAQLGIRITRGVTMHGLAVNCNNTLEYFGHIVACGISDADVTTMSLELGRDVTPDELAPPLIRNLDRALSGELAVADHTISRG, from the coding sequence ATGACCGCCCCGCGTGAACCGTTCTTCCCCGCCCACCTCTCCATCCGAGCCTCAGATTCCCCACTTGACGTGCGGGAACTGGGGCTCGTGGACTATTCGGAGACCTGGGAGCTGCAGGCGAAGCTCGCCGAGCAACGCGCCAACGGCGAGATCGGCGACACCCTCCTGGTCCTCCAGCACCCGAACACCTACACCGCGGGCAAGCGCACCCAACCGGAGGACATGCCGGACAACGGCCAGCCCGTCGTCACCGTCGACCGCGGCGGCCGCATCACCTGGCACGGCGAGGGCCAACTCGTCATCTACCCCATCATCAAGCTCGCCGACCCTGTCGATGTGGTCGACTTCGTCCGTCGCATCGAGGAGGCCATGATCGCCACGATCCGCGACCTCGGCGTGGAGGAAGCCGGCCGTATCGACGGCCGCTCAGGGGTGTGGGTGCCTGCGGATGATCCGTCGATAGGCTTGCGCCGCGACCGCAAAGTCGCCCAGCTGGGAATCCGCATCACCCGCGGCGTGACCATGCACGGCCTGGCCGTGAACTGCAACAACACACTTGAATACTTCGGCCACATCGTCGCCTGCGGCATCAGCGACGCCGACGTGACCACGATGAGCCTCGAGCTCGGCCGCGACGTCACCCCGGACGAACTCGCGCCCCCGCTCATCCGCAATCTCGACCGTGCGCTGTCCGGCGAACTCGCTGTCGCCGACCACACGATTTCGCGCGGCTGA
- the sucB gene encoding 2-oxoglutarate dehydrogenase, E2 component, dihydrolipoamide succinyltransferase yields MAHSVEMPELGESVTEGTITTWLKEVGDTVEVDEPLLEVSTDKVDTEIPSPVAGVLLEIKADEDDTVEVGAVIAVVGDEGEQPSGDNDSDSAAASEAEDEEKTESAPKKKPGGSGSATDVEMPELGESVTEGTITTWLKEIGDEVEVDEPLLEVSTDKVDTEIPSPVAGTLVEILAEEDDTVEVGSVIARVGDADAVASSEEEDVADADEEVEEDNSAAGEGDNPEDAPKKSASKSSSSNKKGSGESTDVEMPELGESVTEGTITTWLKSVGDMVEVDEPLLEVSTDKVDTEIPSPVEGTLLEILAEEDDTIEVGAVIARIGDAEAAASDSSDDDEAAEEAEEEKPKAEAPKKEEKKTEPKKTEKSESTNTSAKVDNGGKVPYVTPLVRKLASKHGVDLNSIEGTGVGGRIRKQDVIAAAEGGSAKGAEAADTKAADTAAASSEQASGPRARWSTKAVDPAKQDLIGTTQKVNRIREITASKMVESLQTSAQLTHVQEVDVTRIADLRKKVKPAFVEKHGANITFLAFFVKAAAEALVSHPNVNASYDKETKEITYHEDVNIGIAVDTPMGLLVPVLKKTQDMSLAEIAQGIGDLAARARDKKLRPDDLSGATFTVTNIGSAGALMDTPILTPPQSGILGTGAIVKRPVIVTEDGIDSIAIRQMCYLPFTYDHQLVDGADAGRFITTIKDRIEAGDFEDDLDL; encoded by the coding sequence ATGGCTCACTCTGTAGAGATGCCCGAGCTGGGCGAATCGGTCACCGAAGGAACCATCACCACGTGGCTGAAGGAAGTCGGCGACACTGTCGAGGTCGACGAACCTTTGCTCGAGGTCTCCACCGACAAGGTCGACACCGAGATCCCGTCCCCGGTCGCCGGCGTTCTGCTGGAAATCAAGGCTGACGAGGACGACACCGTCGAGGTCGGCGCTGTCATCGCTGTGGTCGGCGACGAGGGCGAGCAGCCCTCCGGCGACAACGACAGCGACTCCGCTGCTGCTTCGGAGGCTGAGGACGAGGAGAAGACCGAGTCCGCACCGAAGAAGAAGCCCGGCGGTTCCGGTTCCGCTACCGATGTCGAGATGCCGGAGCTCGGCGAGTCCGTCACCGAGGGCACCATCACCACCTGGCTGAAGGAGATCGGCGACGAGGTCGAGGTCGATGAGCCGCTGCTCGAGGTCTCCACCGACAAGGTCGACACCGAGATCCCGTCCCCGGTCGCAGGCACGCTCGTCGAGATCCTGGCTGAGGAAGACGACACCGTCGAGGTCGGCTCCGTCATCGCCCGCGTCGGTGACGCTGATGCCGTCGCTTCCAGCGAAGAAGAGGACGTCGCTGACGCCGACGAAGAGGTGGAAGAGGACAACTCCGCCGCAGGCGAGGGCGACAACCCGGAGGACGCACCGAAGAAGTCCGCTTCCAAGTCTTCCTCCTCGAACAAGAAGGGCTCCGGCGAGTCCACCGATGTGGAGATGCCGGAACTCGGCGAGTCCGTCACCGAGGGCACCATCACCACCTGGCTGAAGTCCGTCGGCGACATGGTCGAGGTCGACGAGCCGCTGCTCGAGGTCTCCACTGACAAGGTCGACACCGAGATCCCGTCCCCGGTCGAGGGCACCCTGCTGGAGATCCTCGCCGAGGAAGACGACACCATCGAGGTCGGCGCCGTGATCGCACGCATCGGCGACGCTGAGGCCGCCGCTTCCGACTCCTCCGACGACGATGAAGCCGCCGAGGAGGCCGAGGAGGAGAAGCCGAAGGCTGAGGCTCCGAAGAAGGAAGAGAAGAAGACCGAGCCGAAGAAGACTGAGAAGTCCGAGTCCACCAACACCTCCGCGAAGGTCGACAACGGCGGCAAGGTCCCGTACGTGACCCCGCTGGTGCGCAAGCTGGCCTCCAAGCACGGCGTCGACCTGAACAGCATCGAGGGCACCGGCGTCGGCGGCCGCATCCGCAAGCAGGACGTCATCGCCGCTGCCGAGGGCGGTTCCGCGAAGGGCGCCGAGGCTGCAGACACCAAGGCTGCGGACACCGCCGCCGCTTCCTCCGAGCAGGCATCCGGCCCGCGCGCACGTTGGTCCACCAAGGCTGTGGACCCGGCCAAGCAGGACCTCATCGGCACCACGCAGAAGGTCAACCGCATCCGCGAGATCACCGCTTCGAAGATGGTCGAATCCCTGCAGACCTCGGCGCAGCTCACCCACGTGCAGGAAGTCGATGTCACCCGCATCGCGGACCTGCGCAAGAAGGTCAAGCCGGCATTCGTCGAGAAGCACGGCGCGAACATCACGTTCCTCGCCTTCTTCGTCAAGGCTGCGGCTGAGGCTCTGGTCTCCCACCCGAACGTGAACGCCTCCTACGACAAGGAGACGAAGGAGATCACCTACCACGAGGATGTCAACATCGGCATCGCCGTTGACACCCCGATGGGCCTTTTGGTGCCGGTTCTGAAGAAGACCCAGGACATGTCCCTGGCTGAGATCGCTCAGGGCATCGGAGACCTCGCTGCCCGCGCCCGCGACAAGAAGCTGCGCCCGGACGACCTGTCTGGCGCTACCTTCACGGTCACCAATATCGGCTCTGCTGGCGCGCTGATGGACACCCCGATCCTCACTCCGCCGCAGTCCGGCATCCTGGGCACCGGCGCGATCGTGAAGCGTCCGGTCATCGTCACCGAGGACGGCATCGACTCCATCGCGATCCGCCAGATGTGCTACCTGCCGTTCACCTACGATCACCAGCTCGTTGACGGTGCTGACGCAGGCCGCTTCATCACCACCATCAAGGACCGCATCGAGGCAGGCGACTTCGAGGACGACCTGGACCTCTAA